From Carassius auratus strain Wakin unplaced genomic scaffold, ASM336829v1 scaf_tig00008554, whole genome shotgun sequence:
TTCACAATACTGAATTTTTGCAGTTTACATGGAAAcaataatgttactttttttcaaaaacctgccctttaaaacccatttttaaaatgttgtattttcagGTCACCAAAATGCCATTGTCGTGTAAATGAACGGCAAAAACGcagttttcagtttttagtttgAAAACTGTGTTGTGTAAACACCCCCTGAAAGACATTTTTTTGGTCTATTAAAATACCATTTTATGCCCCTAAAATTTGATTTGGTTTTTGTctaatatttaaatcatattatatAGCTTAGCAATATCAAAAAGGTACGatttattgaataaaattgtgttttttaacAAGGTCATATGACACGATTTCATGTTTCCTTtgtttttggagtgttacaagctgtttgtgcatatATAAGATCCATAAAGTctcaaagattaaagtctcaaagccaaagagatattctttctaaaagataagactcgtccacaccttCCTAAAACTCTTCCTTCAAAAACGCCCCAACAAATCTATGCCATTGTGTtggagatttgcataacactgcccaaatgtgtAAGCAAAGAAAGAAgctgtaacttttattctcgctgtagtattgttgctgtcTGCACCATGGAAAGCTGATATTCCAAATATGGTAAGGGGTGTAATATTTCTGTGAAATGCTTGAAGTATACGGCCAATCACAACAAACTGATAGctgtccaatcagagcacacctcaattttattttattttatttatttatttttcagaaacatgAGCTTCAGAAAAATTTGCTTAAGAAAGACAGGGCAGGACCGGGGCAACAATAATCTACGGTAAAtcgaaaatgtgttttttttttaaccttaaacggTGTAAACacattaaaccaaatacacaaaattagttctttttagcaatgtcatatgaccctttaCAAAAATCAAGTGATCCATTCAGTGTGTTTTTTAATTGCTTCTCAGCCCTAACATAAATATACGTGATATTAGATTTATGGAGTAAAATCGTGTGACGATGTGTTAACTATTATAAAGAACCTTATAGTGTTACAAAAACTACATAAAAGATGGACACAAAAGCATAAAGCAAAATTGACTGGCTTTAACACAAAGGAACACAAATAGTCACTGAGACACTGAACTTGACTTTGACATGAGTTAACCAGAGAAAGTGATACATTCCAAATAAAACACTCACCATACTCAGATTTGCCACCACCTACAACATTTGTTCAGTATTACTTTCTCCAGTCAAACAAAGAAAAACCTACTGTGCCAAATTACACAGCTGTTTAAACATCAACACTGCCTTCCTCAATCCATTATCACTTTGCTCtatgataataatcatatttgTTACTTACCACCCTTTACTGAAGTGACAGTTTTTGACATCAGTATCTTCTCTTGAAAGAAATCTTTCCTCTGTTTAGACACAATGATGTGTTTAGACTGTTGTCATTGTGTCAAAAACAGAACGACCACCCCCTTCAATCAAACCGATCCCTGATTAGTGTGAGCACACAGAGGAGGGGAAAGCCATATGGAAGATAAGAAGTCAATGGATATGAAAGAGGGAATTCACTTGGGACTGCTGTCACATGGTCCAAGCACTCAAGTGCAGAGGGGACAGATTAATCCTATTGTTCCTGCACATGGAAAAGAGAAAATGATGGTCAAATTTGAGCATTTTCACAATTTTGCAACAAACAATGTTTGGGAGTGAGACTGTAATGTTGAAAAAAATCAGATTCATGCAGAACACTAACAGAAGCAGGTCATGATCTCATTACTCCATCACAAATTGAACAATATCAGCATGTGCACTGAAAGCAGACGGGTGCTGAAGAGCCCTCTGGTGCATAGTAATGGATATATTATGCAAAGATGAAAACCTCAAACCTACATTATACAGAGAAACTTATCTTTAATTTTACAATACCATTTGGTGCGTTTCCATCTATTGGAAAAAATATTGACATATTTTGATTTATATGTGCAACAatacgttttttttaaaaaacataaatatacttaaatattgtattttattatattaatgtaatattttaaaatttcaaaaaaatgaaaagataaaatcGTGACTATATATTTCAGTGTGACGTTTTATCTTCAGTGTgactatttcttattttaaacttcaTCTGACAGTtacctttttctttatttaagtAAATACTGATTGAAAGCTTTTGGATTGTTATTgtagtatcatttttttttttttttatcagccattTTATTAAGGtaaagtttttgtcattttgtgctgttttctatacatttctattattattattatattttttagttattttagtcaatcaggttaaattaaatgaaaattagaaattttgtgttggcaactaactgaaaaaaatgtatatatatatatatatatatatatataatatatatatattatatatatatatatatatatatatatatatattcaaatactgtttaattgcaaataactTTAAAAGTTAGTTTTAGTTTAgattaattataataaccctgtttTGGATGGCAAAGTTTTAGCATGAATAGGACATTTAGCATGAATAGGACGTTTAATGTTTTACtacacataaattaaataatgtataaatatgatCATTATTAATAAAACCCCAAAAAAATATGGACTTCAAAATTTCAAGAAATAATACAGAACCACAATACAGTGCCTTTTCTCATAGATAATGTATGTTTCATTCTCCCGATCGGCAGGGAAAGACTCCAGGAAAAGATTCTCTAATGAGATGATCTGCTCGGTGGACAATCATTCCAGAGCACGCTTTGAGCAAACAGGGCAACGTTTCAACATGTAGCTTATACATTACCGTAGTAGATGAGCTGGAGGACTGAACAGTGACAGCACATCCTCAACACATCGGAGGAGATTTCCACCCGGATTGACTTAGGGACCTAAAGTACTTTAATTGCATTTTGTCATCAGACAGAACAATTTATCTAAAGGAACTACCAGCACACTTACTATAGAACAGATAAAATCCCCAGAAGAAAGTTAGAGTTAAGCATTATGCTCAAGGATAAAGTGGCGAAAGGTGATCGCCGTAACTCTTTGTTCATGCATCGCACCTTGAAGGCTTTGAACTTACAACCTTTGGGTTAGCAGCCTGTCTTTAACCATAAAGCTTTCACTTTTGTACTTTTGCCTGTTCGGAAACATTAAATAACACTGACAGAAAACTACTTCATCATCTACTCGCATCGCTCCAAACCCATTTGACTTACAATTAATGGAATTGCATTTTCCTCAAAAAAATACTTTGGAAGTATTCATATTAAGTCACAACTGTAAACTAAATTTTCttgatgtaaataaaacaaagattattggcgtaagaaaatattatatcaaatacttatatttaaaattcatatttaactGAATGTGATACTTGCGGTttctttgtaatttatttgtggaATTTAGCAatttatgagtcaaaattatttctacatcatttttttcagtttactaATTACTTTTAAGGTGAttttacactttgtttttgtctgtttcgGAGCTTGACAGCCCTTGTTCACAATTCACTTTCACTGCATGGAAAATAGCAGCTCAGACATTCTCCTAAACATCTCTTTTGGTGTGCCACATACTAAGAAAGCatgtcatacatgtttggaatgacataagaaTGAGTACAGCctaaaaggttttattattaaaaccaaCCTTACAACAGTTCACATATTTCTTTGCAACTTGAATGAAGTGAGTGATATTGCACGTTTACAGTAAGTGAATGAAGCTCATCACAGCTGCACTCATGTGTCGTTGTTGACTGGTTGTGCATTTGAAGGATCCTTTATGTAAGGTGGCACACACCATTCCACCAGCCTGCTTGAACAGATGCACAACACAGACCGGCTGTGTGATATAATAGAAGAAATATCTGAAGAATGGTATTTGGATTTAAATCAACAGCCTTAGGCAAGGCACGGGAACATCTTGGGCCTCTTCTGTAAACATAAGGTCCCCACTCCATAAGGAAAGCAGAGTTAATGCCACATGAAGAGCTGTAAAAAGAGGAtgcacattcatttcatttgtGGTCAGACTAAGAATGTCAATATTTTAGGTATGATGAGAAGAGCGCATTATGGGTCACGCTAttcaaacataacatttcaggGGAAATTACAGAATATATTGAAGTACGATGGAGAAACCTGATGACGGGTAAGATATATAGGAGACGTCTGTACAAATGTGGGTTGcacaattatttgaataattgacattaaataaattaagtacaATTACAGGTGCTGCAATTAACTACTCATGAAAGGTGgcaattttacactttttttaaacaatatttaaaccATAAACTTTGCACATATggaaattatatgtgtgtgtgaagctgaattaaaataaatataagataaaaataattagctcaaacaaaataaatggaaaattaaaattattaaaacacaaacaaaaacaagttaacatatttttttaacaatttaagaatttgaaaaataatgaaaaaataaaaaaaaaattaaaaaaatgaatagaaaaaaagcaaaagcCAGCTGCCATTTTTTATAAACActagtaaattacattaataaaataagcttaaagtgaatttttttttacatgctctCAAGAGAAAGATTGGcaaatttgaataaatgaatcaaaaaattataaaatgttgacACCGAGGTAGTAACTGaggttgattatttatttattttttaaataaatggatttgaatcaaataaaacttgaatttgCTTTGAAAACACCAAGATGAAGATCACTGAATTAAAATCATAGTTTTTCAAAATTTTGCAATGGTTCTGGCATTTGTTTTTCTGGGTAGGTCTAAATCTATAGTTTTCACCAAAATAGCCTAATAGTTAATCAAGTTTGTTGTTTAGCTACATATATTGTTGCTActaaagatatttatatatttatttatttacttattcattttcatttatgagTGGTGGAGACCATGAATCTAGATTACCATGATAATTTTCAGTACAATTGTGAAAAATCCGTTCTGCTCACAAGATGTGCCAGCAATGCTTTCACATCATTTATTACAGGCGGTCTATTTTCTGCCTGGCAAAATGTTTCCCATATctttcacacatttattttcGTGATAGTACATTCCGCTGTTCCTGCCGACAAATTACTTCTTTCGGAGAAAAGAAGCCCATTTTATCTGACAACATGACAGTGGAAACTACCGACAGCTCAGTCTGCAAGGCAGTAAATGATTCGCTTTGAATTAAGTAAAAATGATGTTCCTGTCGACCAACGTAATAAAATAGTATAAAGCCAAGTCTATTCCAtgttcattcgttcattcatttatttggtaAGAAGCAGCACCTAGGCCTAATAGGCTATGCAGTTTAGTGTAAGTTGCAGTCAGCCAGAACAACACCCctctgctttttatttatttatgtattatgtaaatatatacacaagGTGCATGTTTGAGGTTGTTAATTTACTTGCATGCTTGTTTTCATTATAgaatatccaaatgtttccactATAAGGCAAAGTGACTCCATACATGCacattttgacatatttgcaccttTCTCACTCCTCAACAGACGGTGGCAGTAGCACACCTCTATTTCAACGAGAAAAAAACAATACGACAACAACAACCCCAGAAACACAAACGTCTAATGTACtttacacatgcatatatatgggCTGATCGTGGATATATGTTGTATTCCTGCGTTCGTGTCTTCAATAACCTTTAATCtgattttaaaaatggtttaaaatggaATGTATCGACTTATTCATAGTTGCtgattttgtaactgttttttgtAAACAAGCAAGCTGTTGTTACGTATTGCTTGTAAGGAAACAGTGTTTCATTTACTATGCCAAAAAATCTATGTATAGAGCTGCTATTAAATACAAACATGTTGCCCAAAAGTAAACACTTCTGAAACAAACCCCAGTGCATGGGACATGGAGGAGGTCTGTCAACGCCGAATATGTATTGTATAATCAATATTATCACATTAAACACCCTAGAGTGTAAACTAGTCCAGACATGACATTTACAATTCTCATGAGAGCAGTGAACTCTCATTTTCgctcatttgcatgtttttttttttcgtcttcaCAGTCTTGCCTTGAATCAAGAGCACTTCTTATAGTTCATCATGCCAAGTACATATGTGCCCTCCCTGAAAACCACAGGTTTCCCATGGGAATGTTCCCCAAAGTCCTGGAGAGTCTGCTTAGAGATCAGGTCATAACAGATAAACAGGTTGGACATGATTAGTGAATCTACAACTTATATTAACACACACGCATATTGAACAAAGCCAAATTTAATATAATGTACTTTAAATGTCACTATGTTATGTGGGCCCCGAAGATTGACTCCACGGACCTTCTGGGATGTGTGCATACAGATGAGTACCTGTCCAACTTTATCAGTGGCAAAATAAGTGAGAAAGATCAGAGACTAACCGGATTCCTATAGAGTTCTTGTATAGAACTACGCTGCAGATATGAGACAGGTATGTTATTTAGTATGTGCCTAACGTCAAAGATGTGGAGTGGATCATCTGGgacatatttcaccctaaaaacaatattaaaataatttgggtTACTTTATATAGGATTGTTTTAGTACTGTTTATAtgctattataataaatattaagcctaatattttaaattagctcaatatctaataaaattattatattttaatttaattttagttcttTAATTATTGCCATGTGCCTTTATAATTTTCTGgatttgtgcatatttatatatatgcatatatgataaatattatgATGTAGGTACATTTACAATTGtacttcttatttatttaaaaaagaatttcATTATAGCACAGACCCTATTtgttatgaaaataatgtcaaaatggaaaaaggatttttcttatgcaaaacatattttcttttctgttcGCATATTTCGCTACTATGGCGGTACTATGGAGGTTTGTAATACTACAGTATATTGTTCTGTTGTCCCATGTTTTActctttggttttatttttgagaaataaatatttattaatagtgGATGAATCATatctgaaactgaaaaaaatatatatattgtactgaCCAAAATGCTGTTGCTTTCCTGAATTATGTATAATAAGAATTATAGAAATGATAAAGTTTTCATTTCCTCTTTGCACTAGGGTTATGGAACAGCATTCATATTTAAGGATGAACTGGATGTTTTCACCTTCTCAGCGCATTGTGGGAAAAACGTTCCTGTGAGAAAACAACAGTCACCTAGATTTTGCATTGAAGACAAAGAGCATGTTTCGAAAGGtattttcacttcactttcacaaaaacatatacatcttgacttttaaataaatgtagtttcAATAAATCTCTATTAAAGTATTAGTtcaaacaaaattacaatttgcataaatgttaccctcaggtcatccaagatgcacatgagtttgtttcttcattagaacagattttgagaaatgtagcattgcatcacttgctctgcaaGTGAATAGGTGCCgatagaatgagagtccaaacaactgataaaagcatcacagaaatccagaagtaatccacatgactccagtccatcagttaatatcttgtgaaACGAAAGGTGTGTTTGCAAAACACCAATTCATCATTatggcattttaattttaaacactcGGGCTAAAAATCAATCCTTAATCCGCAATAATGCTTCCTTTTGTGAGAGGGAAAAATTTAATCTCCTGCTGTTATCCCTCACATCTAAATCCACAGacatatttaaaactgttttggtgtgttttttcTTGTACACagtgcactgtccatggagcggacctggctcacatttcactgctggttatatatgctatatataattttgtatgtgacaaataaaaatcttgaatctgtgcatatttctctcctgatgcaGATCATTTTTCACTGAAAAAGCAATATTACGCATAGAGAACACTTATTGTAtttcattgtattgtattttagccataagcaatggtttgaagttaaaaatgtctcgatggatttgtttcttaaaaaacacaccgtttttcatttaaaaagacaTTAATTGATAGACTGTAGTCGTGTGGatcattttgatgttttaatcagctgtttggactctcattctgatggcatccattcactgcagaggatctgctGAATTTCTCTTAATATCctctgaagaaaaacaaacttgtctacatcttagatggcctgaaagtgactacattttcagcaaattttagtTTTTGGGGGAACGATTCCTTTAAATAAACCAGTATGTGATACTATAGTAAAATGCATTAAGTAATTTCCTGTGCAGTCCATGAACACCTCCCTTGGTTACAGGAAACACCTCGGCTGGATATAGTGCTCTATACTTCTGGAGTGGATCCACACTGGAAGGATGAACTTGGAAGACTTTATCTCACAGATGAAGGTGAACCCTTTCACTCTATTATGCACATATATCATCATAAAAACTCTAAGCAGTATTTTATGTAATTGACCCTTCAGTGACTTTGTGCATTTACCTGACGTAGGACTTTACCAGATGGATCTTTTTGTTCTTCAGACAGTCATTAAAAGGGGCATTCCTGTGGCTACTGTCATTGGAGGAGGCTATTTCAGAGATATTGATCAACTGGTGCACAGGCACTCAATAATTCACAGAGCTGCATCAAAGGTGAGGTCACAGAATTCATAATGAAAGTAACATGTATTTCATGAACCTGTTTAAATTGAAAAGGGACATTATTGGGTGCCTTATACCaatttattcaatatatttattcatttattcaatatatatatatatatattatatatttaactgtGAAGATATGTATTTGCACCAATGGGTCAGATAAAACTAAATAGAGTGCTTTTATTGTATTTACgtcaaaaatacacataaaaatggTTCAAGTTTAAAGGAAAATGAAAGACCTTTGTTGTGACAATTTGACATGGTCAGGTTACACCAATACAAACATAAATCATGTGCAATCAATTAACAAGCTGTCGACTAGATCAAATCTTGTTTAAAAGCTTCAGAGCACAGCACAACAGCTAATACTAACACAACACCTACACAGACAAACTCCTGAAGAGCGTTCAATAAGAAAACGCTAGTTATGTGCTCACATTGTTTGGTTCAGAAAAATGATGTGCTATGCTTTCTTTTTCAGGCAGGCAATGCTTAAGACAGTTAATAGTGATACACCATTAAAATCAGTGCAAGTGAAGTCAATTATTTTCAACTCAAAACTTAAGACATCACAAAGAATGGAGACTAAATCTCAAGTTCGAATTGCACATTTTAAAGTTACGACTTGGACCAACACTGGTCTCGTCAAAGCATCAATACCTTGCTTGTTATTGCCATTGATACTGAACAGCTAATGTTAGCTTAATATTAGCTCTCTGGTCCCAATACTTAAAATCTCCAACTAAAACTTTTAAAGACCTCAAAACGgatattattaatgaaaacatttaaaaaatgaaacttaAACCTTCCAGACTTGAACCTTCTCAGCCACTACGCACCAATTGGCGTGATCCAAGTAAGTGTGCAAAACATGGAGCTCATCAACATGATTTTGGATCAACTGTGTCAGTTCTCCTTCCCTGAATACGTGGTAGTATCTCAGACAAGAGTCCTTCAGCTGTTCGCTGCTCTGTCCACTCATCCCATCACTTTCCAGAAGAGACGCTGTGCTTTCCTGCCTCTGCAAGGGCTCTTGTTGGCTCAGTGTACCATCTACCTCCACGTTTCCTTCACAAGTTGACTGATCCCTCTGGTAGGACACCAAGTCAGGCAATGGTACTGCAGAACAATCATGGACGAGCTCCACAGGAACAGTCTCATTTCCATTCCCAGAACTTCTGTTGTCATTTTTATGGACCTGTTCGTTGGGGTCTGAGATGAAGACGTCTTCTTCTAGACTGGTTCTGGAAGAGGATGAAAAGAGGCTGGACATCTGCCTGATGAGACCTCTACTGCTAGTTCGCCGGCTTCTGCTTTCCGATGCTTCGTCGACAGGGGTTTGTAAAGAGCTGGAAGAGGAGCGGGACACAGTCAGGCTGGTGAAGTCCAGCACTGAATCCAAAGATCTGGAGAAGAACCAAAGCCTCTGTTGTTTCTGCTGCCCGGGGCTGATCAAGTCTCCTTCATCCACCATGGAGGATATGCTTCTCACTTTTCTGTGCTTGTCACTGGAAGCGGAGTCATCGCTGACGCTTT
This genomic window contains:
- the LOC113072144 gene encoding uncharacterized protein LOC113072144, which encodes MEKPDDGFPMGMFPKVLESLLRDQVITDKQGYGTAFIFKDELDVFTFSAHCGKNVPVRKQQSPRFCIEDKEHVSKVHEHLPWLQETPRLDIVLYTSGVDPHWKDELGRLYLTDEGLYQMDLFVLQTVIKRGIPVATVIGGGYFRDIDQLVHRHSIIHRAASKAGNA
- the LOC113072143 gene encoding probable tRNA methyltransferase 9B: MDEAASQLERDHVHSVYERIAPYFNDSRYKAWPKVKQFLLEQEPGSIVADVGCGNGKYLHINDDIFKLGCDVCRPLVDSAWGRGHEVQLCDGLRLPYRDGCFDAVLSIAVIHHMSTKERRVRAIKEMARTLRVGGRIMIYVWAMEQKRRKFEKQDIFIPWNPNPPLSPALRQRGNGTQSVSDDSASSDKHRKVRSISSMVDEGDLISPGQQKQQRLWFFSRSLDSVLDFTSLTVSRSSSSSLQTPVDEASESRSRRTSSRGLIRQMSSLFSSSSRTSLEEDVFISDPNEQVHKNDNRSSGNGNETVPVELVHDCSAVPLPDLVSYQRDQSTCEGNVEVDGTLSQQEPLQRQESTASLLESDGMSGQSSEQLKDSCLRYYHVFREGELTQLIQNHVDELHVLHTYLDHANWCVVAEKVQVWKV